CGCTGTCATTGCTGTGCTCATCGCATTGTTACTGCCAGCTCTGGCAGGAGCCAAGGCTTCAGCAGCGGCCACAGCCTGCAAGAACAACTTGCGGCAACTGGGCATCGCCCTGCAGATTTACACGCAGGACCATGGATGCTATCCGCCACATGCTTACCGGCCATCCAACGAAACGCTTGCATTGCGAACCAACGTTGTGTTCGTCGACACGATCGGATGGCCGGGCTATCTGCTGCCATATGTGTTGGGCAAGCGGGAGACATTTCGCTGTCCAGCACGTGGGAGTGAGTTTCAATGGCCCGCCAACCCCACACCGCGGGGATATGAATTTCCATTCAACGTTGACTCGATGTTTTTACGGTGGAGCTATGGCTACAACGGCCTTAACTTCAAGCAAGCGCGGAACGGCAACATTGTCGGCGGGTATGGACTGAGCCCTTCTACCGTGCTTCCTCTTTCTGCGAATCTCGTTTTGAAACCTGCTGACATGATCGCTATCGGGGATAGCGACGGTAACGGGTTTGGCGACCCCAACATTAGCTTTATGCGCCCCCGTCTGAACGCGGATCCAGATTTTCCGCCGGGTGACATTCACAAGGGAGGCGCGAACATTGTTTTTTGCGACGGTCACGTTGAATGGCAGAAACAATCCCGGTGGATTGAGCTGACACCAGAAGCAGCCCGCCGCTGGCACTATGATAACCAACCACACCCCGAATGGTGGTATCGCAGCTGGCAGTGACAAACCCATGGACCCGCGCTTCTTCGGCGGGCTTGTGCTGTTCGTTCTCCTTCTTGTGCCGTGTTTGGGTATTGGCGCCATGCTGCCTGTGCTGCCAGGCTCGGTTGCTTATCCGGGAAATGATCAGGAGTGAACGATAAGAGCCCGGGGAAGCCCGAAACGTTTTCGCGAATTGCTTGGAGAACTTGAACGCCAGTGAAACCACGATTTCGACGGCCTTATCGAGCAGGCCGCACAGGGCGTGGGCTGGATCTCCG
The nucleotide sequence above comes from Limisphaera ngatamarikiensis. Encoded proteins:
- a CDS encoding DUF1559 domain-containing protein, which gives rise to MSDKQQMRLPGQAFTLVELLVVIAVIAVLIALLLPALAGAKASAAATACKNNLRQLGIALQIYTQDHGCYPPHAYRPSNETLALRTNVVFVDTIGWPGYLLPYVLGKRETFRCPARGSEFQWPANPTPRGYEFPFNVDSMFLRWSYGYNGLNFKQARNGNIVGGYGLSPSTVLPLSANLVLKPADMIAIGDSDGNGFGDPNISFMRPRLNADPDFPPGDIHKGGANIVFCDGHVEWQKQSRWIELTPEAARRWHYDNQPHPEWWYRSWQ